The proteins below come from a single Deltaproteobacteria bacterium genomic window:
- a CDS encoding carbon-nitrogen hydrolase, with protein sequence MSTNITLALLQMSCSGKAQENLDKVIQLAREAAKKGAQIISTQELFTNLYFCQENNEKYFVLAEEIPGKTTEVLGKLAKELGVVLVASLFEKGPLTLPSPPRGEGKNIESTKDQVPSPLGGEGQGEGLNYYNTACVLDADGTFLGKYRKVHIPNDLENYYSELYYFKPGDLGYPIFKTRFGNIGVQVCWDQWYPEGARSLALQGAEIIFYPTAIGWPSDSFSPNSHRPENNRVELGLTEYDAWFTIQRAHAIANTVFIAACNRTGLENHLSFWGGSFIADPLGRVLAKASHDHEEILMATCDLSEIERVRKDWPFLTCRRPEEYRT encoded by the coding sequence TGCAGCGGTAAGGCGCAAGAAAATTTGGACAAAGTAATCCAACTCGCCCGTGAAGCCGCAAAAAAAGGTGCGCAGATTATTTCTACGCAGGAGCTGTTTACCAATCTTTATTTTTGTCAGGAAAATAATGAGAAGTATTTTGTACTCGCTGAAGAAATCCCGGGCAAGACGACAGAGGTTCTAGGCAAACTCGCCAAAGAACTGGGAGTGGTCCTCGTCGCTTCGCTTTTTGAAAAAGGACCCCTCACCCTACCCTCTCCCCCAAGGGGCGAGGGGAAAAATATAGAATCTACAAAAGATCAAGTCCCCTCTCCCCTTGGGGGAGAGGGTCAGGGTGAGGGGTTGAATTACTACAACACCGCCTGCGTCTTAGACGCCGATGGAACCTTCTTAGGCAAATACCGCAAGGTCCACATCCCCAATGACCTCGAAAATTATTACAGCGAACTTTATTATTTTAAACCTGGCGATCTAGGTTATCCGATCTTCAAAACCAGATTTGGAAACATTGGGGTTCAAGTCTGCTGGGATCAATGGTACCCCGAAGGGGCACGCAGCCTTGCTTTGCAAGGAGCAGAGATTATTTTTTATCCTACGGCAATCGGATGGCCCTCCGATAGCTTTTCTCCTAATTCCCATCGCCCCGAAAACAATCGCGTTGAATTGGGGCTCACCGAGTATGACGCCTGGTTTACCATCCAACGCGCTCATGCTATTGCAAACACCGTCTTTATTGCCGCTTGCAATCGTACCGGATTAGAAAATCATCTCAGTTTTTGGGGAGGATCTTTTATCGCTGATCCTTTAGGGCGAGTACTGGCCAAGGCCAGCCACGATCACGAAGAAATTCTGATGGCTACGTGTGATTTGTCGGAGATTGAAAGAGTGCGCAAAGACTGGCCTTTCCTCACTTGCCGCAGGCCAGAGGAGTATAGGACCTGA
- a CDS encoding agmatine deiminase family protein, which yields MPPEWAPHLATWLTWPKDPLTWPDRVPQAQEIFCQMIEALTPHEIVNLLVDDIETKNLVQQKLKKYQANPKNLNFHFIKTSDSWIRDYGPIFVHTTPNPLLVKEGVRKGEGQIYALDFLFNAWGNKYETLKRDDDIPQRLEKFLQIPVIQPPLVLEGGSIDVNGKGSLLTTEQCLLNKNRNPHLTKKEIEAYLCKYLGAHHILWLEEGIAGDDTDGHVDDITRFVAADTIVTVVEEDPADENYKALQENLKHLQKMKDQDGKAFKIITLPMPGRLDRGDEGRLPASYANFYIANKVLLVPIYQHKNDTTVLERLQKIFPSRKIVGIICNDFIWGMGALHCVTQQQPFC from the coding sequence ATGCCCCCCGAATGGGCCCCGCACCTTGCCACCTGGCTCACCTGGCCCAAAGATCCCCTCACCTGGCCAGACCGCGTGCCACAAGCCCAAGAGATTTTTTGTCAGATGATAGAGGCCTTAACTCCTCATGAGATTGTGAATTTATTAGTGGATGACATCGAGACCAAAAATCTCGTTCAACAAAAATTAAAAAAATATCAGGCGAATCCAAAAAATTTAAATTTTCATTTTATTAAGACCTCCGATTCGTGGATTCGGGATTATGGGCCGATATTTGTTCACACCACCCCCAACCCCCTCCTTGTAAAGGAGGGGGTAAGAAAAGGAGAGGGTCAAATCTACGCCCTCGACTTCCTCTTCAACGCCTGGGGCAATAAATATGAAACTTTAAAACGGGATGATGACATTCCTCAACGTTTGGAAAAGTTTTTACAAATCCCTGTAATCCAGCCTCCACTGGTATTGGAAGGCGGATCGATTGATGTGAATGGAAAGGGCAGCTTACTCACTACCGAACAATGCCTCTTGAACAAAAATCGAAACCCCCATCTGACCAAAAAAGAAATCGAAGCCTATCTCTGCAAATATTTGGGAGCTCACCACATCCTTTGGTTAGAGGAAGGAATCGCAGGAGACGATACGGACGGGCATGTGGATGACATCACTCGCTTCGTTGCCGCAGACACGATTGTCACCGTCGTGGAAGAAGATCCGGCCGATGAAAATTACAAAGCCCTTCAAGAAAACTTGAAACATCTTCAGAAAATGAAAGACCAGGACGGCAAAGCCTTTAAGATTATCACTTTGCCTATGCCTGGAAGATTAGACCGAGGGGATGAAGGAAGGCTTCCGGCCTCCTATGCCAATTTTTATATCGCGAATAAGGTGCTTTTAGTTCCAATCTATCAGCACAAAAATGACACCACTGTTTTAGAACGCTTGCAAAAAATTTTCCCATCGAGAAAAATTGTCGGAATTATTTGCAACGATTTCATTTGGGGCATGGGCGCCCTT